From Actinopolyspora lacussalsi, a single genomic window includes:
- a CDS encoding AcrR family transcriptional regulator (product_source=COG1309; cath_funfam=1.10.10.60,1.10.287.610; cog=COG1309; pfam=PF00440; superfamily=46689,48498), whose translation MSGSLRQRQKDDRRLRMIHAALELFDEYGFSEVGVAEIAERIGMSYRTIYRYFPSKEDVLLGLVIEGNHAFLERVDECLGEGPLLVTFADAMTEVLEELSDRVGEDAIRRMSEQIDRVESVRSRALLHSADMRDRLAALVERHPAYAPERDSGIHLAVEVFGAVSAEAQRRWRSAPPGRGSLADEFRAVMAELPAVVPDSPRTAD comes from the coding sequence ATGAGCGGATCGCTGCGGCAACGGCAGAAGGACGACCGTCGACTGCGGATGATCCACGCCGCGCTGGAGCTGTTCGACGAGTACGGCTTCTCGGAAGTCGGCGTGGCCGAAATCGCCGAACGGATCGGGATGTCCTACCGGACCATCTACCGCTACTTCCCGAGCAAGGAGGACGTGCTGCTCGGGCTGGTGATCGAGGGCAACCACGCGTTCCTCGAACGGGTCGACGAATGCCTCGGTGAGGGACCCCTGCTCGTCACGTTCGCCGACGCCATGACCGAGGTGCTCGAGGAACTGTCCGACCGGGTCGGCGAGGACGCCATCCGCAGGATGAGCGAGCAGATCGACCGGGTGGAGTCGGTCCGCTCCCGTGCGTTGCTGCACAGCGCCGACATGCGGGACCGGCTGGCCGCCTTGGTCGAGCGGCATCCCGCGTACGCCCCGGAGCGGGATTCCGGGATCCACCTGGCCGTCGAGGTGTTCGGGGCCGTCTCCGCCGAAGCGCAGCGCAGGTGGCGTTCCGCCCCGCCGGGCAGGGGCTCGTTGGCCGATGAGTTCCGCGCCGTGATGGCGGAACTGCCCGCGGTGGTACCGGACTCGCCCCGGACCGCGGACTGA
- a CDS encoding CubicO group peptidase (beta-lactamase class C family) (product_source=COG1680; cath_funfam=3.40.710.10; cog=COG1680; pfam=PF00144; superfamily=56601), producing the protein MTDLSGLRTWLDETLPELARRHGVPGAAVGVLADDQVAEAATGELNLRTGVAATTDSLFQIGSVTKLWTSTLVMQLVEEGLVELDAPVTRYLPDFRLAEEGVGADITVRQLLTHTSGIYGDAFVSTTRDEDAVRRYVEDVVPTLSQDIPSGEGMSYSNSGFAVLGRIVEAVRAKSFQRLLREHIGTPLGLRHWAVTPEEALLHRTAVGHVPGRDGSPEPAPFWNLPASLAPAGTVLAMAPRELLAFAGAYLDGGGKLLDPATVERMWRPHVPVPDIGMLGGHFGLGWMIFDWDGQRVVGHDGGTYGQSCSLRVLPEAGIALVSHANGGENAAFHREVVARIADRIVGLRPPELPTPPEHPEEVDPTRFAGRFDSSTMSLEVTVRPDGSAVARSEALTAEARQLQPEPRVTELVRLDDDRLIATDRLFGAHEVLAFSGGGPGSPATHLFQAGRLTRRTA; encoded by the coding sequence ATGACGGATCTGTCGGGCCTGCGGACCTGGTTGGACGAGACCCTGCCCGAGCTCGCACGGCGGCACGGGGTGCCCGGTGCGGCCGTCGGCGTGCTCGCCGACGACCAGGTCGCCGAAGCGGCGACGGGCGAGCTCAATCTGCGTACCGGTGTCGCGGCCACCACGGACTCGCTGTTCCAGATCGGTTCGGTGACCAAGCTGTGGACGAGCACACTGGTGATGCAGCTGGTCGAGGAAGGTCTGGTCGAGCTCGACGCCCCGGTCACGCGTTACCTGCCCGACTTCCGACTCGCCGAAGAGGGGGTGGGCGCGGACATCACCGTCCGGCAACTGCTCACCCACACCTCGGGCATCTACGGCGACGCCTTCGTATCCACCACCCGGGACGAGGACGCGGTGCGGCGCTACGTCGAGGACGTCGTGCCCACGCTCTCCCAGGACATCCCTTCCGGCGAAGGCATGTCCTACTCCAACTCCGGCTTCGCCGTTCTCGGCAGGATCGTCGAAGCGGTGCGCGCCAAGTCCTTCCAGCGGCTGCTGCGCGAGCACATCGGGACGCCGCTCGGCCTGCGGCACTGGGCGGTCACGCCGGAGGAGGCGCTGCTGCACCGAACGGCCGTGGGACACGTGCCCGGCCGGGACGGAAGTCCTGAACCGGCCCCGTTCTGGAACCTGCCCGCCTCCCTCGCGCCAGCGGGCACCGTGCTGGCGATGGCTCCTCGCGAGCTGTTGGCCTTCGCCGGGGCGTATCTCGACGGTGGCGGGAAGCTGCTCGACCCGGCGACGGTCGAACGGATGTGGCGCCCACACGTCCCGGTCCCGGACATCGGCATGCTCGGTGGTCACTTCGGACTCGGCTGGATGATCTTCGACTGGGACGGGCAACGGGTCGTCGGGCACGACGGCGGCACCTACGGACAGAGCTGTAGCCTGCGCGTGCTTCCCGAGGCCGGTATCGCCCTCGTCTCGCACGCCAACGGCGGGGAGAACGCCGCCTTCCACCGTGAGGTCGTCGCGCGGATCGCCGACCGGATCGTCGGGCTTCGGCCACCCGAGCTGCCCACCCCGCCGGAACACCCCGAGGAAGTCGACCCCACCCGGTTCGCGGGTCGGTTCGACTCCTCGACGATGTCCCTGGAGGTGACCGTGCGGCCGGACGGCTCGGCCGTGGCGCGCTCGGAGGCGCTCACCGCCGAGGCCCGGCAGCTGCAACCCGAGCCGAGAGTGACCGAGCTCGTGCGGTTGGACGACGATCGGCTGATCGCCACCGATCGGCTCTTCGGGGCACACGAGGTTCTCGCGTTCTCCGGTGGCGGCCCCGGCAGTCCCGCCACCCACCTCTTCCAGGCCGGCAGGCTCACGAGGCGCACGGCATGA
- a CDS encoding putative membrane protein YedE/YeeE (product_source=COG2391; cog=COG2391; ko=KO:K07112; pfam=PF04143; superfamily=54637; transmembrane_helix_parts=Outside_1_3,TMhelix_4_21,Inside_22_41,TMhelix_42_64,Outside_65_78,TMhelix_79_101,Inside_102_107,TMhelix_108_130,Outside_131_144,TMhelix_145_167,Inside_168_186,TMhelix_187_209,Outside_210_223,TMhelix_224_243,Inside_244_262,TMhelix_263_285,Outside_286_288,TMhelix_289_308,Inside_309_327): protein MILAVVTGLVAGVLFGYVLQRGRLCFHAIFAGMYERRFALARAWLLAVALTSVGLAVLYATPVGRGLNTGLPLSPVGNILGGLIFGVGMAVAASCVSGLFFKLGSGMLGALVGLLGWAFGELAASRVRLPGPTVLPGGIDGTLPGVLGVPRAVVAVPFAVLVVVFGWRWRGGDHRQYAWQWRWPFAGVALAVVAVASWLLAGLGGASFGASTVGAVSGIATGDVNWWLGAFLCGIVLGGFLAARTAGGWWLRGETRVRYPRLLFGGFLLGFGALLAGGCNLGHGLSGVAQLNVSSWLVVIAFVLGIGLARKTQRVLSAPPVLPEKTY from the coding sequence ATGATCCTGGCGGTAGTCACGGGACTCGTAGCCGGGGTGCTCTTCGGCTACGTGCTGCAGCGAGGTCGGTTGTGCTTCCACGCGATCTTCGCCGGGATGTACGAACGAAGGTTCGCCCTGGCCCGCGCCTGGTTGCTCGCGGTGGCGTTGACCTCGGTCGGCCTGGCGGTGCTTTACGCGACTCCGGTGGGGCGAGGTCTCAATACCGGCCTGCCGCTGAGTCCGGTCGGCAACATCCTCGGCGGTCTGATCTTCGGTGTCGGTATGGCCGTGGCGGCCAGTTGCGTCTCCGGTCTGTTCTTCAAGCTCGGCTCAGGGATGCTCGGCGCTCTCGTCGGGCTGCTCGGGTGGGCGTTCGGCGAGCTCGCGGCGAGCAGGGTGCGGCTACCGGGGCCGACGGTGCTGCCGGGCGGAATCGACGGGACGTTACCGGGTGTGCTGGGCGTTCCCCGTGCGGTCGTGGCGGTGCCGTTCGCGGTGTTGGTGGTCGTGTTCGGTTGGCGGTGGCGCGGGGGTGATCACCGGCAGTACGCCTGGCAATGGCGCTGGCCCTTCGCGGGCGTCGCTCTCGCCGTGGTCGCCGTCGCTTCGTGGCTACTGGCCGGATTGGGAGGAGCGAGCTTCGGTGCGAGCACCGTGGGTGCGGTGAGCGGTATCGCGACGGGCGATGTCAATTGGTGGCTCGGCGCGTTCCTCTGCGGAATCGTCCTCGGCGGATTCCTCGCTGCCCGGACGGCAGGAGGATGGTGGTTGCGCGGTGAAACACGAGTGCGCTATCCGCGGTTGCTGTTCGGGGGCTTCCTGCTCGGTTTCGGTGCGTTGCTCGCGGGTGGTTGCAACCTCGGACACGGGCTTTCGGGCGTCGCACAGCTCAATGTCTCGTCGTGGCTGGTCGTAATCGCCTTCGTGCTGGGAATCGGTCTCGCCAGGAAGACGCAACGAGTTCTGTCCGCTCCACCGGTGCTCCCGGAGAAGACCTATTGA
- a CDS encoding putative integral membrane protein (TIGR02206 family) (product_source=TIGR02206; cog=COG5522; pfam=PF09529; superfamily=81442; tigrfam=TIGR02206; transmembrane_helix_parts=Outside_1_9,TMhelix_10_32,Inside_33_44,TMhelix_45_67,Outside_68_135,TMhelix_136_155,Inside_156_167,TMhelix_168_190,Outside_191_204,TMhelix_205_227,Inside_228_253) has translation MDPSWAQETFTPYGLSHWALLGVTVVGAVLLVRIGRRQRGTRSGVLFARAFALLLGLFAVAMQVYRVLPSQWDIEVSLPLHLSDLTWLVAVYALWTRRQWAYSLTYYWGLTLNPQAMITPALDAPGFPHVDFVDFWTQHILVVWAAIYLTWGLGLRPDWRSLATTVTVTVVWGAAVLGFNLLTGANYGFLNAKPENSSLLDVMGPWPWYLAVEFAVGIAAWALITWPWTRSAGRSARRATRRGESEAGRLPRQ, from the coding sequence GTGGACCCGTCGTGGGCGCAGGAGACCTTCACTCCCTACGGCCTCTCCCACTGGGCTCTCCTCGGGGTGACGGTAGTGGGGGCGGTGCTGCTCGTCCGGATCGGACGTCGTCAGCGCGGAACGCGTTCGGGAGTGCTGTTCGCCAGGGCGTTCGCGTTGCTGCTGGGGCTGTTCGCCGTGGCGATGCAGGTATACCGGGTCCTGCCGTCGCAGTGGGACATCGAGGTCTCGCTGCCGCTGCACCTGTCCGACCTCACCTGGCTCGTGGCGGTCTACGCGCTGTGGACGCGGCGGCAGTGGGCGTACTCGCTGACGTACTACTGGGGTCTCACGCTCAATCCGCAGGCCATGATCACTCCGGCGCTGGACGCTCCCGGGTTTCCGCACGTCGACTTCGTCGACTTCTGGACCCAGCACATCCTCGTGGTCTGGGCGGCCATCTACCTGACCTGGGGCTTGGGGCTGCGTCCCGACTGGCGCAGCCTGGCGACCACCGTCACCGTCACGGTCGTCTGGGGGGCGGCCGTGTTGGGGTTCAACCTGCTCACCGGGGCGAACTACGGCTTCCTCAACGCCAAGCCCGAGAACTCCTCACTGTTGGACGTCATGGGGCCGTGGCCGTGGTATCTCGCCGTGGAGTTCGCGGTGGGGATCGCCGCGTGGGCGTTGATCACGTGGCCGTGGACGCGCTCGGCCGGGCGGTCGGCGCGGCGGGCCACACGGCGAGGTGAGTCCGAGGCAGGGCGTCTCCCGCGACAGTGA
- a CDS encoding hypothetical protein (product_source=Hypo-rule applied): MDSTLFDLDVEMVPSVDGTDSAPQPRTARANDPLSPITQGTCNPIICS; the protein is encoded by the coding sequence ATGGACAGCACACTGTTCGACCTGGATGTCGAGATGGTTCCCTCGGTCGACGGCACCGACTCGGCGCCACAGCCGCGAACCGCTCGGGCGAACGATCCGTTGTCACCGATCACGCAGGGAACCTGCAATCCGATCATCTGCTCGTAA
- a CDS encoding thiopeptide-type bacteriocin biosynthesis protein (product_source=TIGR03891; pfam=PF04738,PF14028; superfamily=48498,55957; tigrfam=TIGR03891), with protein MRDTDDEGGPIFRPASLGLTRTAVLPVEDSGPTRLNLEPDPRPDQEKLAGHLLRLVADQRVREAVEVSSSSLAGTVEKVENGEHVKPAKLERGVLAAARYLLRMTGRPTPFGLLAGVQLASFGAESRVRIGRKHRKRVTADSEWLSERLAELHHDNAVRERIQVATNNLCTVRGNRLVLPHVRSTPREHTDSLPHEMTVAHTAVVRAAVENARIPVFFGELRDRVQGEFPEANASDIERLLIQLVDREILLTDLLGRQDEPDQLRYVNRRISEVRTSTALRLGYAEKLLSEYESTELGRGRPAWRSLVTEMGGLHTHDRPPAQVDLDMDARFHLPAELAEEATRAADVLWRLGPPGKAAPLVEYHARFLDRYGTDQVVPLPRLLDPHRGLGPPDRHHFRQDDGTAPESEPEYSRERDQALATAVHAAGSELVLDDHLVETLGHGEEAPPQPSLDLCVQPLAPSVEALRSGEFRIVVTGGGARAGGMAGRFAHVLGAEQRFGELYEETAEDSSLNAQVFFQPSTERAGNITRMNRLMPRAVAVGCFPDAEDAFAPEDLAVGACPDRLYLVSLSTGREVTVTRTHLLNLTSQTPDLARLLIALGASGTRVWTPWQWGRLEALPHLPRVSRGRSILALERWRADPALRDPDLPWDRWQRALREWRERLGVPDRIRAGVMDQQLDLDLTVPLHQRLLRGQLRQGRSDVVREQPSTHGSESGWSGGHATEVVVPMLSTRPRSAIPDPPPGPETAQRHTPGGEWLYARIYAAREHHDALLQREIAPLLGRIPAEVDRWFFVRYADPDPHVRLRVHAAPQDVRDHVLPVLHEWSSRACADGTIGGFVLDTYEPETSRYGGPEALEAAERLFAADSRLVLEQLRNRSRGGPDIPLATLAAMNYVELLDGLGDWDWQEWVLRQYPAETEHRVATETSRAAAELVDPARRWQALRELGSADDLLACWARLGPAVREYGVALKLDSSTPAPAHSTAVGSVLHMHANRLLGPGTRAEPESYGILRTAVRRHRDRLRHQ; from the coding sequence ATGCGTGACACCGACGACGAGGGCGGGCCGATCTTCCGGCCCGCCTCTCTCGGGCTCACCCGGACGGCCGTGCTTCCGGTGGAGGACTCCGGCCCAACCCGCCTGAATCTCGAACCCGATCCTCGCCCCGACCAGGAAAAACTCGCGGGCCATCTGCTTCGTCTCGTGGCTGACCAGCGCGTTCGCGAGGCCGTCGAGGTGTCCAGCTCCTCGTTGGCTGGGACCGTGGAAAAGGTCGAGAACGGTGAACACGTCAAGCCGGCCAAGTTGGAGCGCGGCGTACTCGCCGCCGCGCGCTACCTCCTGCGCATGACTGGCAGACCGACGCCTTTCGGGCTGCTGGCAGGCGTACAACTCGCGTCGTTCGGGGCTGAATCGCGGGTACGAATCGGACGGAAACACCGAAAACGCGTCACCGCCGACAGCGAATGGCTTTCCGAGAGGCTCGCGGAACTGCATCACGACAACGCGGTTCGGGAGCGCATTCAGGTCGCCACCAACAATCTGTGCACGGTACGTGGTAACCGATTGGTGCTTCCCCACGTGCGATCCACCCCGCGCGAGCACACCGATTCACTCCCCCACGAGATGACCGTAGCCCACACCGCGGTGGTTCGCGCGGCGGTGGAAAACGCGAGGATTCCGGTATTTTTCGGCGAGCTGCGCGATCGTGTTCAAGGGGAGTTTCCCGAAGCGAACGCGTCCGACATCGAGCGTCTGCTCATCCAGCTCGTAGACCGGGAAATTCTGCTCACCGACCTGCTCGGCAGACAGGACGAACCGGACCAGCTCCGATACGTGAACCGACGGATCTCCGAAGTGCGGACGTCGACGGCGCTGCGGCTCGGTTACGCGGAAAAGCTGCTCTCCGAGTACGAGTCGACCGAGCTCGGCCGCGGTCGCCCTGCCTGGCGAAGCCTCGTCACCGAGATGGGCGGGCTGCACACGCATGACCGTCCCCCGGCCCAGGTCGACCTGGACATGGACGCGCGGTTCCACCTTCCGGCAGAGCTCGCGGAGGAGGCCACCCGGGCAGCCGACGTGCTGTGGCGACTGGGGCCACCCGGAAAAGCCGCACCACTGGTCGAGTACCACGCGAGGTTCCTGGACCGCTACGGTACCGACCAGGTCGTACCCCTCCCCCGGTTGCTCGATCCGCACCGCGGCCTCGGACCGCCCGATCGGCACCACTTCCGGCAGGACGACGGCACCGCACCGGAATCCGAACCGGAGTACTCCCGGGAGCGCGACCAGGCACTCGCCACCGCCGTGCACGCGGCGGGCAGCGAGCTCGTGCTCGACGACCACCTGGTCGAAACGCTCGGCCACGGCGAGGAAGCCCCGCCCCAACCGTCGCTGGATCTGTGCGTGCAGCCGCTCGCTCCCTCCGTCGAAGCCCTGCGGAGCGGTGAGTTCCGCATCGTCGTGACAGGCGGTGGGGCCCGGGCGGGCGGCATGGCGGGCAGGTTCGCCCACGTGCTCGGCGCCGAGCAGCGGTTCGGCGAGCTCTACGAGGAAACCGCCGAGGACTCGTCGCTGAACGCCCAGGTTTTCTTCCAGCCGAGCACCGAGCGGGCGGGCAACATCACGCGGATGAATCGGCTCATGCCCCGTGCGGTGGCGGTCGGGTGCTTCCCCGACGCGGAGGACGCGTTCGCTCCGGAGGACCTCGCCGTGGGCGCCTGTCCGGACCGCCTGTACCTGGTGTCGCTGAGCACCGGGCGCGAGGTGACCGTCACCCGCACCCACCTGCTGAACCTGACGAGCCAGACGCCGGACCTCGCACGGCTGCTCATCGCGCTGGGTGCCAGCGGCACCCGCGTCTGGACCCCCTGGCAGTGGGGACGGCTGGAGGCACTGCCCCACCTGCCGCGGGTCAGCCGCGGGAGATCGATCCTGGCCCTGGAACGCTGGCGGGCCGACCCAGCGCTCCGCGACCCGGACCTGCCGTGGGACCGGTGGCAACGCGCGCTCCGGGAGTGGCGGGAACGGCTCGGCGTCCCCGACCGGATCCGGGCCGGTGTGATGGACCAGCAGCTCGACCTCGACCTGACCGTGCCGCTGCACCAACGACTGCTGCGCGGCCAGCTGCGCCAGGGCAGAAGCGACGTGGTGCGGGAACAGCCGAGCACGCACGGCTCGGAGAGCGGTTGGAGCGGCGGGCACGCCACCGAGGTCGTGGTGCCCATGCTGTCGACGCGCCCGCGCTCGGCGATACCGGACCCGCCACCCGGCCCGGAGACGGCGCAACGGCACACCCCCGGTGGTGAGTGGCTCTACGCCAGGATCTACGCCGCCCGTGAGCACCACGACGCGCTGCTGCAGCGCGAGATCGCCCCGCTGCTCGGGCGGATCCCCGCCGAGGTCGACCGGTGGTTCTTCGTGCGTTACGCCGATCCCGATCCGCACGTTCGGCTCCGCGTGCACGCGGCACCGCAGGACGTTCGGGACCACGTGCTGCCCGTGCTGCACGAGTGGTCGAGCAGGGCGTGCGCCGACGGCACCATCGGCGGGTTCGTGCTCGACACCTACGAACCGGAAACCTCCCGCTACGGCGGTCCGGAAGCGCTGGAAGCCGCGGAGCGGCTCTTCGCGGCCGACAGCCGCCTGGTGCTCGAACAGCTGCGGAACCGCTCCCGCGGTGGCCCGGACATTCCGCTGGCGACGCTCGCCGCGATGAACTATGTGGAGCTCCTCGACGGCCTGGGTGACTGGGACTGGCAGGAGTGGGTCCTGCGACAGTACCCGGCTGAGACGGAGCACCGCGTCGCCACGGAGACCAGCCGTGCGGCGGCGGAACTGGTCGATCCGGCACGCCGCTGGCAGGCACTGCGCGAGCTGGGGAGCGCCGACGATCTGCTCGCCTGCTGGGCGCGGCTGGGACCGGCGGTGCGCGAGTACGGGGTGGCACTGAAGCTCGACTCGAGCACCCCCGCTCCGGCGCACTCCACCGCCGTGGGAAGCGTGCTGCACATGCACGCCAACAGGCTGCTGGGGCCGGGGACACGAGCCGAACCGGAGTCGTACGGAATCCTGCGCACGGCGGTCCGCAGGCACCGTGACCGACTCAGGCACCAGTGA
- a CDS encoding hypothetical protein (product_source=Hypo-rule applied; pfam=PF05147; smart=SM01260; superfamily=158745), with the protein MSGSSTRAARVVEELAERLADPEAVAAAAVDDSRGESVPPWFPHSLSHGHAGIAVLHAELGHTRRRFRAIAHEHLRRAVGDTGGTSFRGAFDGVGAAASAARVASGHGDYGSILDRLDEHLIARSERLATAQELEAGSAEPVAFETIDVVVGLSGIGRYLLHRREKSGDPRDTALRAALRALTTLRHPRTVEGTSVPGWWYDASSSLVEGPEFAHGHANLGLAHGVSGPLALLSVAWRDGVRVPDQAETIRYVAEWLVHHRLQDRAGPYWPPHLGLGHYTDPGAHPVPAANRPSWCYGAPGIARALDLAGQALGVERWRGLAVEAVRAVTRRPLEEWGIVDSGLCHGWASALYLLLLFEIRHPEAGLGPVVDETAHQLLERFDSTAPFGYRNTRTTNQVPDPGLLEGAAGIALALHAYATRSLPASGWDTLLLLD; encoded by the coding sequence ATGAGTGGGTCGTCCACGCGGGCCGCCCGGGTCGTCGAGGAACTGGCCGAACGACTGGCCGATCCGGAGGCCGTGGCCGCCGCGGCGGTGGACGACTCACGGGGCGAGTCGGTCCCACCGTGGTTCCCCCACTCGTTGAGCCACGGCCACGCCGGGATCGCGGTGCTGCACGCCGAGCTGGGACACACCCGGCGGCGCTTCCGCGCGATCGCGCACGAGCACCTGCGGCGCGCGGTCGGCGACACCGGTGGTACGAGCTTCCGGGGCGCGTTCGACGGGGTGGGCGCGGCGGCGAGCGCGGCGCGGGTCGCCTCCGGACACGGCGACTACGGGTCGATCCTCGACCGGCTGGACGAGCACTTGATCGCTCGTTCCGAGCGACTCGCCACGGCGCAGGAGCTCGAAGCCGGCTCCGCGGAGCCCGTGGCCTTCGAGACGATCGACGTGGTCGTCGGTCTCAGCGGGATCGGGCGCTACCTGCTGCATCGGCGGGAGAAGAGCGGAGACCCCCGCGACACGGCGTTGCGGGCGGCCCTGCGCGCGCTGACAACGCTGCGACACCCGAGAACCGTAGAGGGGACCTCGGTTCCCGGCTGGTGGTACGACGCCTCGTCATCGCTGGTGGAGGGGCCCGAGTTCGCGCACGGCCACGCCAACCTGGGCCTGGCGCACGGTGTGTCCGGGCCGCTGGCGCTGCTGTCGGTGGCGTGGCGCGACGGGGTGCGGGTACCGGATCAGGCGGAAACCATCCGATACGTGGCCGAGTGGCTGGTGCACCACCGGTTGCAGGACCGGGCGGGTCCCTACTGGCCCCCGCACCTGGGGCTGGGCCACTACACCGACCCCGGGGCCCACCCGGTCCCGGCGGCGAACCGTCCATCGTGGTGCTACGGAGCTCCCGGAATCGCACGCGCGCTGGACCTCGCGGGGCAGGCCCTGGGGGTCGAGCGGTGGCGTGGTCTCGCCGTGGAGGCGGTGCGCGCGGTCACGCGGCGACCGTTGGAGGAGTGGGGCATCGTGGACAGCGGTCTGTGCCACGGCTGGGCGAGCGCCCTGTACCTGTTGTTGCTCTTCGAGATCCGTCACCCCGAGGCCGGACTGGGCCCCGTGGTCGACGAGACCGCCCACCAACTGCTGGAGCGGTTCGACAGCACGGCCCCCTTCGGCTACCGGAACACGCGAACCACGAACCAGGTGCCCGATCCCGGGCTCCTGGAGGGGGCCGCGGGCATCGCGCTGGCCCTGCACGCCTACGCCACGCGCAGCCTCCCGGCCAGCGGCTGGGACACGCTGCTGCTGCTCGACTGA
- a CDS encoding death-on-curing protein (product_source=KO:K07341; cog=COG3654; ko=KO:K07341; pfam=PF02661; superfamily=140931; tigrfam=TIGR01550), whose protein sequence is MNDIEYLDVSDVLETARITLGTAPGVRDYGLLESAVDRPRASVFGADAYTDVYSKAAALLHSLASNHALVDGNKRTAWAAAMVFLAINGHPLRTALDEDRAEDLMLRAARSLIGLDEIAGALDRFTE, encoded by the coding sequence GTGAACGATATCGAGTACCTGGACGTGTCCGACGTCCTTGAGACAGCACGTATCACCCTTGGAACAGCGCCGGGCGTGCGAGACTACGGCCTGCTGGAAAGCGCGGTGGACCGTCCGCGCGCTTCCGTGTTCGGTGCGGACGCCTACACCGACGTCTACAGCAAAGCTGCCGCACTGCTGCACTCATTGGCGAGCAATCACGCTCTTGTGGACGGCAACAAGCGAACAGCATGGGCAGCGGCAATGGTGTTCCTCGCCATCAACGGGCATCCGTTGCGAACAGCGCTCGACGAGGACAGGGCCGAGGACCTGATGTTGCGGGCGGCGCGCAGCCTGATCGGGCTCGACGAGATCGCCGGCGCGCTCGACCGGTTCACGGAGTGA
- a CDS encoding hypothetical protein (product_source=Hypo-rule applied; superfamily=47598), with the protein MPALNVEFTEEEMAQLRDAAGREDKSLRSMAHDAIVSELRRRKVTAAATRVAGISAGLNERLAEK; encoded by the coding sequence GTGCCAGCTTTGAACGTGGAATTTACCGAGGAAGAGATGGCCCAACTCCGCGACGCTGCCGGGAGGGAGGACAAGAGCCTGCGTTCGATGGCCCACGATGCGATCGTTTCCGAGTTGCGTCGTCGAAAGGTCACCGCTGCCGCCACGCGAGTGGCGGGTATCTCGGCGGGATTGAACGAGCGCCTGGCCGAGAAGTGA
- a CDS encoding SAM-dependent methyltransferase (product_source=COG0500; cath_funfam=3.40.50.150; cog=COG0500; pfam=PF13847; superfamily=53335), producing the protein MSASDEVYSQGHAESVVRSQRWRRVDNSAAYLVERLRPGQNVLDVGCGPGTITVDLAERVAPGRVVGVDPGESVLSRAREEAAAARTDNVEFRLGDVHELDFDDDTFDVVHAHQVLLHLTDPVGALREMLRVVRPGGIVAARDTDYAGAIWWPADERLERWREVYRSVARDNGTEPDAGRRLLAWAHAAGAVEVTPSASIWCHATPEERAWWGGMWAERIVNSRIAEQAVAGGHATGEELAAISAAWSEWAEHPDGWFALPHGEVLCRAPG; encoded by the coding sequence GTGTCCGCATCCGACGAGGTCTACAGCCAGGGCCACGCCGAAAGCGTGGTTCGCTCGCAGCGCTGGCGGAGGGTGGACAACTCCGCCGCTTACCTGGTCGAACGACTCCGGCCGGGACAGAACGTGCTCGACGTGGGCTGCGGCCCCGGCACGATCACGGTCGACCTCGCCGAACGGGTGGCGCCCGGCCGGGTGGTGGGAGTGGACCCGGGCGAGTCGGTGCTGTCCCGCGCGCGGGAGGAAGCCGCTGCGGCGAGGACCGACAACGTGGAGTTCCGCCTGGGTGACGTGCACGAGCTGGACTTCGACGACGACACCTTCGACGTGGTGCACGCCCACCAGGTGCTGCTGCACCTGACCGATCCGGTGGGCGCGCTCCGGGAGATGCTGCGGGTCGTCCGACCCGGCGGGATCGTCGCCGCCCGCGACACCGACTACGCCGGAGCGATCTGGTGGCCCGCCGACGAGAGGCTGGAGCGCTGGCGGGAGGTGTACCGGTCGGTGGCGCGGGACAACGGCACCGAACCGGACGCCGGGCGTCGGCTGCTGGCCTGGGCCCACGCCGCGGGCGCGGTCGAGGTGACGCCGAGCGCGTCGATCTGGTGCCACGCCACCCCCGAGGAGCGCGCGTGGTGGGGCGGCATGTGGGCGGAGCGGATCGTGAACTCGCGCATCGCCGAGCAGGCCGTGGCGGGCGGCCACGCCACCGGTGAGGAACTGGCCGCGATCTCGGCGGCCTGGAGCGAGTGGGCCGAGCACCCCGACGGTTGGTTCGCCCTCCCGCACGGTGAGGTGCTCTGCCGCGCCCCCGGATGA